The Arcobacter porcinus sequence GCTGCAAAAGCTATGGTTAAGACAGCTATTTTCACAGAATTTTTTGTAGGTTTTACTTTTATTGGGAGTTTGATGTTTTTGACAGATAATTTTGGATTAGTTGGTTCTTCTTTGGCTTATGCTTTGTCTTCATTACTTCATTTTATGTTAATGATTTTTGTTTTTATAAATAATTTTAAAGGAGAAATTAATGCTAATAAATAGAATTATCAATAAACTCAAAAAAATAAGTATTAGTGATAATATTTCTACTATTTTAAATAAAAAAGTTATCCTATTTTGGTCACATGGCGAGGAAACAGACAAAAATTTTGGTGATGCTATTAATCCAATGTTGTTTGAAGAGATTACAAAATTGAAAGTTGTAAATTCAAGTAAAATTATTAATATGTTTAATAGACCAACATATTATTTTATAGGCTCTATTCTAGACAATTTAAATAAAAATAATGCAATTATTTGTGGTACAGGATTTCAAAATGAAAATGCAAAAATTTTTAAAAGACCATCAAAAATAATTGCGGTTAGAGGACCACTTACAAGAGGAATTTTTCTTAAGCAAAATGTGGATTGTCCAGAGATTTATTGTGATCCTGCTTTATTATTACCAAATATATATATGCCTACTAATATACAAAAAAAATATAAAGTAGGAATAATTCCACATTATGTAGATAAAGAAAAATTTAGTGAACTTGAAATAATAAGTCATGGATTAACTCATTGTTTTATTGATATAGAAGAGAATTGGAAAAAAATTATTGATGATATATGTAGTTGTGAATATATATTATCAAGTTCTCTTCATGGAATAATTGTAGCTCATGCTTATAATGTTCCTGCAACAAGAATGATACTTTCAGATAAAATTATAGGTGGGGATTTTAAATTTGATGATTATGCTCTTTCTGTAAACAATAATCTTTTAGTAAAATATATAATAGAAGATACTCTTGATTTGAAAAAAAGTGTTGAATATTCGTGTCTATATGATACTAAAAAAGCTAGCCAAAAATTTTTGAAAGCGATGAAAGGTGTGAATATTAATGAATAATAATGCAAGTAGTTTTTTAGTAAGCATAATAATCCCAACATACAACAATGCAAACACAATTTGTAGGGCTATTGATTCCTGTATAAATCAAACTTATAAAAATATAGAAATAATTGTTATCGACGATGGCTCAACAGATAACACAAAAGAAGTTTTGAGTAAATACAACAAAGATGAAAGATTTAAGTATATTTATCAAGAAAATCAAGAAAGATCAGTAGCAAGGAATCATGGATTAGATGTAGCTAAAGGTGAATATATACAGTTTTTAGATTCAGATGATGAGATATATCATGAAAAAATAGAAAAACAAGTGAATTTTTTGGATGCTAATCCTGAATATTTTTTGGTTTATTGTGGTGTTGAATATAAAAATGAGTTAGGACAAATAACTCATACTTTAGAACCTAAGATAAATGGAAATATTGATTATGAGATATTAAAAGGTAATTTTCTTGCTATTCATTCTCCATTATTTAGAAAAACAGATATTAGATTTGATACAAAAATAAATCGTTTGGAAGATTGGAAATTTTGGATATATGCTACAAACAATAAAAAAATATATTATTTAGATGAGATTTTGTGTGATGTGCATATTGAAGAACAATCAACAAAAAAATATATTTTAAGAATGTTACTAGGGGATATAAATATTTATTCGGAACTTCTCGAAAATTCAGAGTTTAAAAAATATAAATTTAATATTATTTTTTTTAAGCTAAAGAAATATATGCAATATTTTTATCATTTTTTTAAAAGTGGGAATTGATGATACTAAAAACAATTCAGTTGAAAACTTTTTTTTAACATTATTTATTTCAGTTATATTACTTTTATACTTTTTTGATTTAAGTATTAGAATAGGGGGAAGAGTTCTTTAGTATAGGAATTTTATTATTTTATTTACTTTGTATTTATTTACTAAGTATAAAAAAATTTAATAATATTATAAATCCAATAACTTTAATTTTACCATTTTTATTTGCAATAATTTACTATCAATATATGATTTCACAAAGACTAAATGAACTTTCTTTTCACTTTTTGGAGCTGGTTAAACAAAACATCGCTTATGAAGTGCATAAAAGTATGGTTATAGGTAGTTTGACTACAGAGTTTTTAGTTCAATTATTTACAAAAGAAAAGGGAGTTTATGTTGTGATGGATTCTTTTAAAGAGTTACTAAAGGAAAATAGTGTTGAAAATTCAAAATAATTTATTATTGTTATTATTCATTTTAATAGTCTTATTTTT is a genomic window containing:
- a CDS encoding polysaccharide pyruvyl transferase family protein, producing MLINRIINKLKKISISDNISTILNKKVILFWSHGEETDKNFGDAINPMLFEEITKLKVVNSSKIINMFNRPTYYFIGSILDNLNKNNAIICGTGFQNENAKIFKRPSKIIAVRGPLTRGIFLKQNVDCPEIYCDPALLLPNIYMPTNIQKKYKVGIIPHYVDKEKFSELEIISHGLTHCFIDIEENWKKIIDDICSCEYILSSSLHGIIVAHAYNVPATRMILSDKIIGGDFKFDDYALSVNNNLLVKYIIEDTLDLKKSVEYSCLYDTKKASQKFLKAMKGVNINE
- a CDS encoding glycosyltransferase family 2 protein translates to MNNNASSFLVSIIIPTYNNANTICRAIDSCINQTYKNIEIIVIDDGSTDNTKEVLSKYNKDERFKYIYQENQERSVARNHGLDVAKGEYIQFLDSDDEIYHEKIEKQVNFLDANPEYFLVYCGVEYKNELGQITHTLEPKINGNIDYEILKGNFLAIHSPLFRKTDIRFDTKINRLEDWKFWIYATNNKKIYYLDEILCDVHIEEQSTKKYILRMLLGDINIYSELLENSEFKKYKFNIIFFKLKKYMQYFYHFFKSGN